One segment of Megachile rotundata isolate GNS110a chromosome 6, iyMegRotu1, whole genome shotgun sequence DNA contains the following:
- the LOC100879818 gene encoding uncharacterized protein LOC100879818 isoform X1 produces MGPKALRLATAFVVFQFLLLRVDSVRAKLRKQRSKSLQAQEPANGDYNYDYYESYDDYEDRNETGTTTTPSPITSYESNIANRGGLPAEGLQSLYRASLSTDLPTPTPTRYFNQELPNESYTTPDRDHPPQTEIVPDESNLINAVAVPGPRGEPGRPGDIGRPGDAGFPGQPGTPGIPGPPGPPGPVPDVSLYYQQLGLSQANQDKGPTGLAAPLYGPDAYLQTQVGPAGPRGSPGPPGPPGPQGFQGVRGESGEPGSPGPPGAPGPRGLPGLPGKDGNIGEDGEPGPPGSIGPVGPRGLPGMPGLPGMKGHRGFPGLDGAKGEQGVSGDKGSMGAPGPMGPIGPIGPAGPRGERGREGPPGPPGIRGVDGIPGPSGQPGAVGKPGPPGFPGNPGAKGDQGPQGPKGSQGLQGPRGETGRPGQPGESGPQGPSGRDGVPGEKGSTGAPGSVGPPGFPGARGQPGIAGNPGIPGAKGAPGFPGERGFKGDAGTKGDMGSPGPRGVPGPPGNEGKRGKRGMRGAVGAPGPAGERGGPGAPGVPGADGPMGPKGQPGERGPIGPTGPKGATGDPGRSGPPGLQGARGLMGRPGAPGKPGNSGERGIQGADGKPGEHGPPGSQGLPGAIGPPGEKGYPGEAGKAGEPGNPGPPGPRGDTGKEGPPGLQGPPGPSGADGERGPPGPSGPRGFQGFPGATGNPGSPGKDGEPGIQGPSGPPGVPGNRGERGFPGERGTPGAPGLIGPKGEAGSQGADGFPGPPGPKGDKGIPGPSGLVGLPGSRGFPGEPGPKGDRGSVGPPGPEGSPGRIGERGPQGQIGPPGPPGEPAERGDPGLPGPPGEVGAPGSPGERGPQGLQGLQGFSGPQGLIGLPGLKGDRGYPGLKGDQGNPGPPGSPGETGPQGLTGLTGAKGVRGEPGARGEPGIMGPPGSPGLVGPPGLPGPGGPPGISGLPGIKGTTGEAGRLGNPGPPGNPGLPGADGNKGESGSPGPSGPPGPQGSQGAPGERGLPGLPGSPGPVGARGMRGAPGESGTPGKPGPEGPPGSPGLIGPIGPPGPPGEVGAEGPTGKPGPPGISGRPGDKGPPGPIGQTGLHGPPGPTGPPGQAGPPGPTGERGPKGETGPQGVEGQQGPRGKPGPIGLEGAKGDRGEEGMKGAKGHRGFTGLQGLPGPAGLPGEKGMIGFPGPPGKDGDPGPRGSPGRDGSPGPIGLIGNPGPKGPPGDEGRHGPPGPPGPPGPPGPPGELGLGYDAASLAALLGQGQTKGPDPLIGDEPPRMFSQDMTEEEKQKLILKAYKHLKTSFQKFIKPNGEKNSPAKTCRDLYVAYPNKPSGEYWIDPNEGDTRDAILVHCDAKKRATCLLPSPTHSPEIRHAIEQPESWLSEIKNGMKITYKADSNQIGFLQLLSKHAYQNITYYCKNTIAYLDSDKELHRKSMKLLTWNDVELTQYGNQRLRYKVMVDECKSHKVESGKTVILYETDKPVRLPIIDIALQDIGKSHQSFYIEIGAACYE; encoded by the exons ATGGGGCCGAAGGCCCTACGACTGGCCACGGCGTTCGTCGTGTTTCAGTTTCTTTTGCTGCGGGTGGATTCCGTACGCGCGAAATTGAGGAAACAGCGCTCGAAGTCTCTGCAAGCTCAGGAACCCGCGAACGGCGACTACAATTACGATTATTACGAGAGTTACGATGACTATGAGGACAGAAACG AAACTGGAACCACGACCACACCGTCACCTATCACTTCTTATGAATCCAATATTGCGA atAGGGGTGGATTACCTGCGGAAGGACTGCAAAGTCTTTACAGGGCGTCGTTGTCTACGGATCTACCAACCCCAACGCCTACCCGATATTTCAATCAAG AATTACCAAACGAATCGTATACCACCCCCGATCGCGACCACCCG CCGCAAACAGAAATTGTACCCGATGAAAGTAATCTGATAAACGCGGTCGCTGTACCTGGGCCAAGG GGTGAACCAGGGCGTCCAGGGGATATAGGTCGTCCAGGTGACGCTGGATTCCCAGGGCAGCCAGGTACTCCAGGTATTCCAGGACCTCCAGGACCACCAGGACCCGTACCAGAC GTATCACTGTACTACCAACAATTGGGTTTATCTCAAGCAAATCAGGATAAAGGACCAACAGGGCTAGCAGCGCCATTATACGGTCCAGATGCTTATTTACAAACTCAAGTGGGTCCCGCTGGTCCACGTGGTTCACCAG GTCCACCCGGTCCACCTGGGCCACAGGGGTTTCAAGGAGTGCGAGGAGAATCGGGAGAGCCGGGATCCCCAGGTCCTCCAGGGGCACCCGGACCGCGAGGATTGCCTGGTTTACCCGGGAAAGAC GGAAATATCGGCGAAGATGGAGAACCTGGTCCCCCAGGATCAATTGGTCCCGTTGGCCCAAGAGGACTTCCAGGAATGCCTGGTCTTCCCGGCATGAAAGGACATCGTGGTTTTCCAGGACTGGACGGAGCAAAAGGAGAACAAGGTGTATCCGGGGACAAAGGATCCATGGGTGCGCCTGGACCAATGGGACCCATAGGTCCTATA GGTCCTGCAGGTCCGCGTGGAGAAAGAGGTAGAGAAGGTCCACCTGGACCACCAGGAATTAGAGGAGTGGATGGGATTCCTGGACCTTCTGGACAACCT GGTGCGGTAGGTAAACCGGGACCTCCTGGTTTCCCGGGAAATCCTGGCGCGAAAGGTGATCAAGGACCTCAAGGACCGAAGGGAAGTCAAGGTTTACAGGGACCTCGAG GTGAAACTGGTCGCCCTGGACAACCCGGTGAATCAGGGCCGCAGGGACCTTCAGGAAGAGATGGAGTACCGGGAGAAAAAGGGAGCACGGGTGCGCCTGGTTCGGTTGGACCACCTGGCTTTCCAGGAGCTCGTGGACAACCGGGAATAGCGGGCAACCCTGGTATCCCAGGAGCAAAGGGAGCACCT GGTTTCCCTGGCGAAAGAGGATTCAAAGGAGACGCAGGAACTAAAGGCGACATGGGTAGTCCAGGACCTCGTGGAGTACCTGGTCCTCCTGGAAATGAAGGGAAACGAGGCAAAAGAGGAATGCGTGGAGCAGTTGGGGCACCCGGTCCTGCTGGAGAACGCGGAGGACCAGGAGCGCCAGGTGTTCCAGGAGCAGATGGGCCCATGGGACCGAAAG GTCAACCTGGAGAACGTGGCCCGATAGGTCCAACCGGTCCAAAAGGTGCAACAGGAGATCCTGGTCGGTCAGGACCACCTGGTCTTCAG GGTGCACGAGGTTTAATGGGTCGTCCAGGTGCTCCTGGGAAACCGGGTAATTCAGGGGAGCGAGGAATTCAAGGGGCTGATGGAAAACCTGGTGAACACGGTCCGCCTGGCTCACAAGGTTTACCCGGTGCAATAGGTCCTCCAGGAGAGAAAGGATATccg GGCGAAGCTGGTAAAGCTGGAGAACCGGGGAATCCAGGACCACCTGGTCCACGAGGTGACACAGGAAAAGAAGGACCACCTGGTTTGCAAGGTCCACCTGGTCCATCAGGAGCTGATGGTGAACGGGGACCTCCAGGTCCTTCAGGTCCTAGAGGTTTCCAA GGTTTTCCAGGCGCAACTGGTAATCCAGGGTCTCCAGGAAAAGATGGAGAGCCAGGTATTCAAGGACCATCTGGACCACCAGGTGTACCTGGTAATAGAGGTGAGCGAGGATTTCCTGGTGAAAGAGGTACCCCAGGAGCACCAGGATTAATAGGACCAAAAGGAGAAGCAGGTTCACAAGGAGCAGATGGTTTTCCT GGACCACCCGGGCCGAAAGGAGACAAAGGAATCCCAGGTCCATCTGGGTTGGTAGGATTACCAGGTTCACGAGGTTTTCCAGGTGAACCAGGACCGAAAGGAGACAGAGGGTCTGTTGGTCCACCTGGTCCTGAAGGGTCTCCAGGACGCATCGGAGAACGAGGACCCCAAGGTCAGATCGGTCCACCTGGACCACCTGGTGAACCAGCTGAACGAGGAGATCCCGGGTTGCCTGGGCCTCCAGGAGAAGTTGGAGCTCCCGGTAGTCCTGGCGAGCGAGGACCTCAAGGACTACAAGGACTACAAGGCTTCTCAGGTCCACAAGGGCTCATCGGATTGCCAGGATTAAAAGGCGATCGTGGTTATCCGGGTTTAAAGGGAGATCAAGGAAATCCTGGACCACCTG GTAGTCCTGGTGAAACTGGGCCACAAGGTCTGACTGGACTAACAGGAGCTAAAGGAGTAAGGGGTGAACCAGGTGCTAGAGGAGAACCTGGTATAATGGGACCTCCTGGATCACCGGGCCTAGTAGGACCACCA GGTTTACCAGGTCCAGGAGGACCACCAGGAATATCCGGATTACCGGGAATTAAGGGTACTACTGGAGAAGCAGGACGACTTGGAAATCCTGGACCGCCTGGAAATCCAGGTCTACCCGGTGCAGATGGAAACAAAGGCGAAAGTGGTTCTCCAGGACCATCAGGTCCACCCGGGCCTCAAGGTTCCCAGGGTGCTCCTGGTGAAAGAGGTTTACCTGGATTACCAGGCTCTCCTGGACCTGTAGGTGCTAGAGGAATGCGAGGAGCTCCT GGTGAATCTGGAACACCTGGAAAACCAGGTCCAGAAGGTCCACCTGGAAGTCCCGGGCTGATTGGACCAATTGGGCCTCCTGGACCTCCTGGAGAAGTTGGGGCAGAAGGACCCACCGGTAAACCAGGACCTCCTGGAATATCTGGACGTCCAGGAGATAAAGGACCACCTGGGCCAATTGGGCAAACAGGATTACATGGTCCACCTGGTCCAACC GGACCACCGGGTCAGGCAGGACCTCCAGGACCAACTGGAGAAAGAGGTCCAAAAGGGGAAACGGGACCACAAGGTGTGGAAGGCCAACAA GGACCTAGAGGGAAGCCAGGACCTATAGGGCTAGAAGGTGCCAAAGGTGATCGCGGAGAGGAAGGAATGAAAGGGGCTAAAGGTCACCGAGGATTTACCGGTTTACAAGGTCTACCTGGACCTGCTGGTTTACCAGGGGAGAAAGGCATGATAGGATTTCCTGGACCACCTGGTAAGGATGGAGATCCTGGACCTAGAGGCAGTCCTGGGCGAGATGGCAGTCCTGGCCCAATAGGTTTAATAGGCAACCCAGGACCAAAAGGTCCTCCTGGAGATGAAGGTCGCCATGGACCACCAGGTCCACCTGGTCCTCCAGGGCCTCCAGGACCACCTGGTGAACTTGGATTAGGATATGATGCAGCTTCTTTAGCTGCTCTGTTag GACAAGGACAAACTAAAGGGCCAGATCCCCTGATTGGAGATGAACCACCTAGAATGTTTAGTCAAGATATGacagaagaagaaaaacaaaaacTTATTCTCAAAGCATATAAGCACTTGAAGACATCGttccagaaatttataaaaccaaATGGAGAAAAGAATTCACCAGCTAAAACTTGCAGAGACCTTTATGTTGCCTATCCAAATAAACCTTCTG GAGAATACTGGATTGATCCAAATGAAGGTGATACAAGAGATGCAATTTTAGTACACTGTGATGCTAAAAAACGTGCAACTTGTTTGTTACCAAGTCCCACACATTCACCAGAAATTAGGCATGCTATTGAACAACCAGAAAGTTGGTTAAGTGAGATAAAGAATGGAATGAAG ATTACATATAAAGCAGATAGTAATCAAATTGGCTTCTTACAATTACTATCAAAACATGCATATCAAAATATAACATACTACTGTAAAAATACCATAGCATATTTAGATTCAGACAAAGAACTACACAGGAAAAGCATGAAACTTTTAACGTGGAACGATGTTGAATTAACTCAGTATGGAAATCAACGTCTCAGATATAAAGTTATGGTAGATGAATGTAAG TCACATAAGGTAGAATCAGGCAAAACAGTAATCTTATACGAAACCGATAAACCTGTAAGGTTGCCTATAATAGATATAGCTTTACAAGACATTGGAAAATCTCATCAAAGTTTCTACATCGAAATTGGAGCTGCTTGTTacgaataa
- the LOC100879818 gene encoding uncharacterized protein LOC100879818 isoform X2 produces MGPKALRLATAFVVFQFLLLRVDSVRAKLRKQRSKSLQAQEPANGDYNYDYYESYDDYEDRNETGTTTTPSPITSYESNIANRGGLPAEGLQSLYRASLSTDLPTPTPTRYFNQELPNESYTTPDRDHPGEPGRPGDIGRPGDAGFPGQPGTPGIPGPPGPPGPVPDVSLYYQQLGLSQANQDKGPTGLAAPLYGPDAYLQTQVGPAGPRGSPGPPGPPGPQGFQGVRGESGEPGSPGPPGAPGPRGLPGLPGKDGNIGEDGEPGPPGSIGPVGPRGLPGMPGLPGMKGHRGFPGLDGAKGEQGVSGDKGSMGAPGPMGPIGPIGPAGPRGERGREGPPGPPGIRGVDGIPGPSGQPGAVGKPGPPGFPGNPGAKGDQGPQGPKGSQGLQGPRGETGRPGQPGESGPQGPSGRDGVPGEKGSTGAPGSVGPPGFPGARGQPGIAGNPGIPGAKGAPGFPGERGFKGDAGTKGDMGSPGPRGVPGPPGNEGKRGKRGMRGAVGAPGPAGERGGPGAPGVPGADGPMGPKGQPGERGPIGPTGPKGATGDPGRSGPPGLQGARGLMGRPGAPGKPGNSGERGIQGADGKPGEHGPPGSQGLPGAIGPPGEKGYPGEAGKAGEPGNPGPPGPRGDTGKEGPPGLQGPPGPSGADGERGPPGPSGPRGFQGFPGATGNPGSPGKDGEPGIQGPSGPPGVPGNRGERGFPGERGTPGAPGLIGPKGEAGSQGADGFPGPPGPKGDKGIPGPSGLVGLPGSRGFPGEPGPKGDRGSVGPPGPEGSPGRIGERGPQGQIGPPGPPGEPAERGDPGLPGPPGEVGAPGSPGERGPQGLQGLQGFSGPQGLIGLPGLKGDRGYPGLKGDQGNPGPPGSPGETGPQGLTGLTGAKGVRGEPGARGEPGIMGPPGSPGLVGPPGLPGPGGPPGISGLPGIKGTTGEAGRLGNPGPPGNPGLPGADGNKGESGSPGPSGPPGPQGSQGAPGERGLPGLPGSPGPVGARGMRGAPGESGTPGKPGPEGPPGSPGLIGPIGPPGPPGEVGAEGPTGKPGPPGISGRPGDKGPPGPIGQTGLHGPPGPTGPPGQAGPPGPTGERGPKGETGPQGVEGQQGPRGKPGPIGLEGAKGDRGEEGMKGAKGHRGFTGLQGLPGPAGLPGEKGMIGFPGPPGKDGDPGPRGSPGRDGSPGPIGLIGNPGPKGPPGDEGRHGPPGPPGPPGPPGPPGELGLGYDAASLAALLGQGQTKGPDPLIGDEPPRMFSQDMTEEEKQKLILKAYKHLKTSFQKFIKPNGEKNSPAKTCRDLYVAYPNKPSGEYWIDPNEGDTRDAILVHCDAKKRATCLLPSPTHSPEIRHAIEQPESWLSEIKNGMKITYKADSNQIGFLQLLSKHAYQNITYYCKNTIAYLDSDKELHRKSMKLLTWNDVELTQYGNQRLRYKVMVDECKSHKVESGKTVILYETDKPVRLPIIDIALQDIGKSHQSFYIEIGAACYE; encoded by the exons ATGGGGCCGAAGGCCCTACGACTGGCCACGGCGTTCGTCGTGTTTCAGTTTCTTTTGCTGCGGGTGGATTCCGTACGCGCGAAATTGAGGAAACAGCGCTCGAAGTCTCTGCAAGCTCAGGAACCCGCGAACGGCGACTACAATTACGATTATTACGAGAGTTACGATGACTATGAGGACAGAAACG AAACTGGAACCACGACCACACCGTCACCTATCACTTCTTATGAATCCAATATTGCGA atAGGGGTGGATTACCTGCGGAAGGACTGCAAAGTCTTTACAGGGCGTCGTTGTCTACGGATCTACCAACCCCAACGCCTACCCGATATTTCAATCAAG AATTACCAAACGAATCGTATACCACCCCCGATCGCGACCACCCG GGTGAACCAGGGCGTCCAGGGGATATAGGTCGTCCAGGTGACGCTGGATTCCCAGGGCAGCCAGGTACTCCAGGTATTCCAGGACCTCCAGGACCACCAGGACCCGTACCAGAC GTATCACTGTACTACCAACAATTGGGTTTATCTCAAGCAAATCAGGATAAAGGACCAACAGGGCTAGCAGCGCCATTATACGGTCCAGATGCTTATTTACAAACTCAAGTGGGTCCCGCTGGTCCACGTGGTTCACCAG GTCCACCCGGTCCACCTGGGCCACAGGGGTTTCAAGGAGTGCGAGGAGAATCGGGAGAGCCGGGATCCCCAGGTCCTCCAGGGGCACCCGGACCGCGAGGATTGCCTGGTTTACCCGGGAAAGAC GGAAATATCGGCGAAGATGGAGAACCTGGTCCCCCAGGATCAATTGGTCCCGTTGGCCCAAGAGGACTTCCAGGAATGCCTGGTCTTCCCGGCATGAAAGGACATCGTGGTTTTCCAGGACTGGACGGAGCAAAAGGAGAACAAGGTGTATCCGGGGACAAAGGATCCATGGGTGCGCCTGGACCAATGGGACCCATAGGTCCTATA GGTCCTGCAGGTCCGCGTGGAGAAAGAGGTAGAGAAGGTCCACCTGGACCACCAGGAATTAGAGGAGTGGATGGGATTCCTGGACCTTCTGGACAACCT GGTGCGGTAGGTAAACCGGGACCTCCTGGTTTCCCGGGAAATCCTGGCGCGAAAGGTGATCAAGGACCTCAAGGACCGAAGGGAAGTCAAGGTTTACAGGGACCTCGAG GTGAAACTGGTCGCCCTGGACAACCCGGTGAATCAGGGCCGCAGGGACCTTCAGGAAGAGATGGAGTACCGGGAGAAAAAGGGAGCACGGGTGCGCCTGGTTCGGTTGGACCACCTGGCTTTCCAGGAGCTCGTGGACAACCGGGAATAGCGGGCAACCCTGGTATCCCAGGAGCAAAGGGAGCACCT GGTTTCCCTGGCGAAAGAGGATTCAAAGGAGACGCAGGAACTAAAGGCGACATGGGTAGTCCAGGACCTCGTGGAGTACCTGGTCCTCCTGGAAATGAAGGGAAACGAGGCAAAAGAGGAATGCGTGGAGCAGTTGGGGCACCCGGTCCTGCTGGAGAACGCGGAGGACCAGGAGCGCCAGGTGTTCCAGGAGCAGATGGGCCCATGGGACCGAAAG GTCAACCTGGAGAACGTGGCCCGATAGGTCCAACCGGTCCAAAAGGTGCAACAGGAGATCCTGGTCGGTCAGGACCACCTGGTCTTCAG GGTGCACGAGGTTTAATGGGTCGTCCAGGTGCTCCTGGGAAACCGGGTAATTCAGGGGAGCGAGGAATTCAAGGGGCTGATGGAAAACCTGGTGAACACGGTCCGCCTGGCTCACAAGGTTTACCCGGTGCAATAGGTCCTCCAGGAGAGAAAGGATATccg GGCGAAGCTGGTAAAGCTGGAGAACCGGGGAATCCAGGACCACCTGGTCCACGAGGTGACACAGGAAAAGAAGGACCACCTGGTTTGCAAGGTCCACCTGGTCCATCAGGAGCTGATGGTGAACGGGGACCTCCAGGTCCTTCAGGTCCTAGAGGTTTCCAA GGTTTTCCAGGCGCAACTGGTAATCCAGGGTCTCCAGGAAAAGATGGAGAGCCAGGTATTCAAGGACCATCTGGACCACCAGGTGTACCTGGTAATAGAGGTGAGCGAGGATTTCCTGGTGAAAGAGGTACCCCAGGAGCACCAGGATTAATAGGACCAAAAGGAGAAGCAGGTTCACAAGGAGCAGATGGTTTTCCT GGACCACCCGGGCCGAAAGGAGACAAAGGAATCCCAGGTCCATCTGGGTTGGTAGGATTACCAGGTTCACGAGGTTTTCCAGGTGAACCAGGACCGAAAGGAGACAGAGGGTCTGTTGGTCCACCTGGTCCTGAAGGGTCTCCAGGACGCATCGGAGAACGAGGACCCCAAGGTCAGATCGGTCCACCTGGACCACCTGGTGAACCAGCTGAACGAGGAGATCCCGGGTTGCCTGGGCCTCCAGGAGAAGTTGGAGCTCCCGGTAGTCCTGGCGAGCGAGGACCTCAAGGACTACAAGGACTACAAGGCTTCTCAGGTCCACAAGGGCTCATCGGATTGCCAGGATTAAAAGGCGATCGTGGTTATCCGGGTTTAAAGGGAGATCAAGGAAATCCTGGACCACCTG GTAGTCCTGGTGAAACTGGGCCACAAGGTCTGACTGGACTAACAGGAGCTAAAGGAGTAAGGGGTGAACCAGGTGCTAGAGGAGAACCTGGTATAATGGGACCTCCTGGATCACCGGGCCTAGTAGGACCACCA GGTTTACCAGGTCCAGGAGGACCACCAGGAATATCCGGATTACCGGGAATTAAGGGTACTACTGGAGAAGCAGGACGACTTGGAAATCCTGGACCGCCTGGAAATCCAGGTCTACCCGGTGCAGATGGAAACAAAGGCGAAAGTGGTTCTCCAGGACCATCAGGTCCACCCGGGCCTCAAGGTTCCCAGGGTGCTCCTGGTGAAAGAGGTTTACCTGGATTACCAGGCTCTCCTGGACCTGTAGGTGCTAGAGGAATGCGAGGAGCTCCT GGTGAATCTGGAACACCTGGAAAACCAGGTCCAGAAGGTCCACCTGGAAGTCCCGGGCTGATTGGACCAATTGGGCCTCCTGGACCTCCTGGAGAAGTTGGGGCAGAAGGACCCACCGGTAAACCAGGACCTCCTGGAATATCTGGACGTCCAGGAGATAAAGGACCACCTGGGCCAATTGGGCAAACAGGATTACATGGTCCACCTGGTCCAACC GGACCACCGGGTCAGGCAGGACCTCCAGGACCAACTGGAGAAAGAGGTCCAAAAGGGGAAACGGGACCACAAGGTGTGGAAGGCCAACAA GGACCTAGAGGGAAGCCAGGACCTATAGGGCTAGAAGGTGCCAAAGGTGATCGCGGAGAGGAAGGAATGAAAGGGGCTAAAGGTCACCGAGGATTTACCGGTTTACAAGGTCTACCTGGACCTGCTGGTTTACCAGGGGAGAAAGGCATGATAGGATTTCCTGGACCACCTGGTAAGGATGGAGATCCTGGACCTAGAGGCAGTCCTGGGCGAGATGGCAGTCCTGGCCCAATAGGTTTAATAGGCAACCCAGGACCAAAAGGTCCTCCTGGAGATGAAGGTCGCCATGGACCACCAGGTCCACCTGGTCCTCCAGGGCCTCCAGGACCACCTGGTGAACTTGGATTAGGATATGATGCAGCTTCTTTAGCTGCTCTGTTag GACAAGGACAAACTAAAGGGCCAGATCCCCTGATTGGAGATGAACCACCTAGAATGTTTAGTCAAGATATGacagaagaagaaaaacaaaaacTTATTCTCAAAGCATATAAGCACTTGAAGACATCGttccagaaatttataaaaccaaATGGAGAAAAGAATTCACCAGCTAAAACTTGCAGAGACCTTTATGTTGCCTATCCAAATAAACCTTCTG GAGAATACTGGATTGATCCAAATGAAGGTGATACAAGAGATGCAATTTTAGTACACTGTGATGCTAAAAAACGTGCAACTTGTTTGTTACCAAGTCCCACACATTCACCAGAAATTAGGCATGCTATTGAACAACCAGAAAGTTGGTTAAGTGAGATAAAGAATGGAATGAAG ATTACATATAAAGCAGATAGTAATCAAATTGGCTTCTTACAATTACTATCAAAACATGCATATCAAAATATAACATACTACTGTAAAAATACCATAGCATATTTAGATTCAGACAAAGAACTACACAGGAAAAGCATGAAACTTTTAACGTGGAACGATGTTGAATTAACTCAGTATGGAAATCAACGTCTCAGATATAAAGTTATGGTAGATGAATGTAAG TCACATAAGGTAGAATCAGGCAAAACAGTAATCTTATACGAAACCGATAAACCTGTAAGGTTGCCTATAATAGATATAGCTTTACAAGACATTGGAAAATCTCATCAAAGTTTCTACATCGAAATTGGAGCTGCTTGTTacgaataa
- the LOC100881826 gene encoding sialin, protein MAVFKKLNERIPRRGILGAMMFLACMFSYMIRTNLSITIVAMVNTTKEGGNVGAACNYEGGNVSRQAAVLKDYGERYEWNQHIQGLLLSGYFYGVLPASVPAGLLAEKYGGSKVVAFATLIPAVLNLLMPWAAGFHYGFVFVLRFLMGFFGGAVYPALHAMIARWVPPSEKGMFVWTMQGGPFGTVVTFSLCGQIISAFGWKAAYYVTSGLILIFYALWVFLIYDTPDTHPGITEKEKAYIKEQIGTTVSKQKVQLPVKAVATSVPFIVLLWAHFANMWGIYFIATNGPKYTLEVLGFDMKSGGPITGLPYIARLGAGVLFAAAGDYVRRKKFLTLGWMRRIFMIFSHVGPAVCLIVMTYAGCDAITAMVMLILALTFNGAACQTSLQNHQDLAPNYAGSLYGIMNTFGSFPGFIIPPIIGALTNERNTVEEWRVMFWISAVVFTSATLFFWLFGSTEIQPWNNLNESKGDAIADEEKQITELTDRKVEQEEDEPGENARL, encoded by the exons ATGGCTGTCTTTAAGAAGCTTAACG AGAGGATACCTCGAAGAGGAATCCTGGGAGCAATGATGTTCTTAGCCTGTATGTTCTCGTATATGATCCgtacaaatttatcaattactatagttgctATGGTAAATACAACCAAAGAAGGCGGAAATGTCGGTGCGGCTTGTAATTACGAAGGCGGCAATGTTAGTCGACAAGCTGCCGTGCTCAAAGAT TACGGTGAACGATACGAATGGAATCAACATATACAAGGTCTTTTACTGTCCGGCTATTTTTATGGAGTCCTACCAGCCAGTGTACCTGCTGGCCTTTTAGCTGAAAAATATGGAGGCTCTAAAGTGGTAGC ATTCGCAACTCTGATACCCGCCGTGTTGAATCTTTTGATGCCATGGGCTGCTGGCTTTCATTATGGTTTTGTGTTTGTTCTTCGTTTCTTGATGGGCTTCTTTGGA ggAGCCGTTTATCCAGCTCTTCACGCGATGATCGCTAGATGGGTTCCTCCCAGCGAGAAGGGCATGTTCGTATGGACGATGCAAG GTGGTCCCTTTGGAACAGTAGTAACTTTCTCTTTATGTGGACAAATAATTAGTGCTTTCGGTTGGAAGGCTGCGTATTACGTCACTAGTGGACTGATACTGATCTTCTACGCGTTATGGGTTTTCCTTATTTACGACACTCCTGATACCCATCCAGGAATTACAGAAAAAGAAAAGGCTTATATCAAAGAGCAAATAGGTACCACCGTCTCTAAACAAAAG GTACAACTTCCTGTGAAAGCTGTGGCCACTTCCGTACCATTTATAGTTCTTCTATGGGCGCACTTTGCAAACATGTGGGGTATTTACTTCATCGCTACCAATGGGCCAAAATACACTTTAGAAGTTCTCGGTTTCGATATGAAATCG GGAGGTCCGATTACGGGTTTACCTTATATCGCCAGACTCGGCGCTGGAGTACTGTTCGCTGCGGCTGGTGACTATGTACGAAGGAAGAAATTCTTGACTTTGGGATGGATGCGAAGAATATTTATGATCTTCT CACACGTGGGCCCGGCAGTCTGTTTAATAGTAATGACGTATGCTGGCTGCGATGCCATAACTGCAATGGTGATGTTAATATTAGCATTGACCTTTAATGGTGCTGCTTGTCAAACGAGTCTACAGAATCATCAAGATCTCGCACCGAACTATGCAGGTTCTCTGTATGGAATAATGAACACCTTCGGCAGCTTTCCTGGATTCATTATTCCACCTATAATCGGTGCTTTAACCAATGAAAGG AACACGGTAGAGGAATGGCGCGTTATGTTCTGGATCTCAGCAGTGGTATTCACATCTGCAACATTATTCTTCTGGTTGTTCGGTTCAACGGAAATACAACCGTGGAATAATCTAAATGAAAGCAAAGGAGACGCTATTGCCGATGAAGAGAAACAAATAACTGAATTAACTGACCGAAAAGTGGAACAGGAAGAAGACGAGCCGGGAGAAAACGCACGTCTCTAA